GTATTCCTCTCATCCAGAACATTGTTGAGAACGTTCATAACTTCCTGCAAGACACTAATAAAAGGGATGTTTTACTTAACTTATAGTCTTACTTCACTAAAATTGAGAGAAGACATGGGGCTAGCAGTCTCAACGTTTTGAACGAGGTAATTCACACTTGACTTGACGATCGTATTAGTAATGCTGAGGCCTTGAGGGAATATGGTGGAGTCTCCAGTTGCATTTACACTAGTAGCCTCCGCAAGAGAAACAAGAAGGTCATCAACTTCACTCTGAGATGCATTTCTAGAAAATAGTTCATTTGCCTGAATGGAGAATAAATCGTTATGAAACGACGATATCAAGGGCTTATAtagggcatgcatgcaactcaggctattctcagactcagcaaacttcataattatactgttactCATTCCGCTGGGCGGAATGCTTGCCACTATACTGGACTCTATTTATATAGTACATCCTGTCTCTGAAATGAAGTTGGATGATTACATAGTTTCTCTTTAAGCCTTTGACGATATACACGTGCAACATTATtcagtatatatacgtatgacagacagtgcatgtatttgtgtaaattaatacatgcagtaactGCAAAAGCCTCACCCTGTCAAGAAGTGAGATGAATACTTCCCTTAGGCTAGTGCATTTATCAATATTCACTGCTTCCCACACACCACTCAGTGTACAGAAACGATTTGCAGTACCtattaatacatgcacatcAACACACAGTCACATGGAATGATAAAATGATACCTAAAGTTTTTCCATTTTCATTTTGTGGGCATTGCTGGGAATAGGAAAAGCCAGCCACAGTGGCAGGGAAGACAAGCCCCCATACAGAATCACGTTCAGCTTCACACTGAACCACGACTATAGAtaaaaaccataattataatcaaattGTGTTTTCTATTCAGTTGCTACGACCATGAACGAGGCAGAGTCCAAACAGCACATGCAAGTGTTTATGCATTCGCTTTGGTTGGACTCCACCCAACTAAATGAGTATGAGGATGCAATATCAAAGTTCGGCAGCCTCGCAGACCCGAACTGTATAGTCTGAACACATCAATTTCAGCCAggaggtatataattatagcctcgaatcTGGGCCGATCAAAATACCGAATTTTGTCAGATGTCAATAATCGTCAGCTAAAACGAACAAAatgagattgattctaactcCAATAGGTGGCTATGGGACTACTAACCAGTGAACATTTGTGGGTCAAATCGCTTCCAGTCGGAGCTGTGATCACTAGAAAAAACTGTCCAATCGTTCGATTTTCGGCGGGATGGGGCGTCTTACTATGCATAGTATTGCGGATTCACTATCATCTATACCACATTTCCTTGTTTGTATAATGAAGTGCTTTGTATGTGTGGCTGATACTGTTTGATCTGAATATCATTCAGTACAATGAATAATGTCAGCAGCACTTAGcggtttgacataattattatatggcatgatttgtacatacatacatatagcTAGACGATACTGAATCATAAGACGCTCCACATCCACTCGTGTGCTCTTGCACTGACACATAGCACAGTATAGTGTTGAGCAGACTGAGAATATTCTCTTCTCGTGTAGTTGTGGAATATACAGCCTTGGAAAACATTGTAGCATTAATTGCCGTTTTCATTGAGCACATTCACTCTAATGCTTgcaaaaaggggggggggagggtgacATTATCAGTAACTTTTACTGTTAAAAAAATGAGTTGTTTCAAAGTCTAGCTATGATAATAATGTGAGGGAGGTTGTTAGGATGATCAGCGGCAATCAATAATTGTCCAATAAAAGCGGATTAAGATATCAGCATGTTGAGGGAAATCCAAAAAAAGTGAATCATCACTTCAACCACGAGAGGATCTTTGCACTACTCTACTGCCATTACTCGCAGGAATACAGTACttttacacacatgcatgaacGTGTACATGAATGATATTCTAGTGATCTTCTATTTAAATAGTATTTAAATGCTCAACTTACTATTACAGACGACTTCACCAGTTCTAGACAATGAAGCCACAAATCCATTCAAGCAGCTACAGTTGAACTGTCCCATGTTATTCAAACAAATAGAATTTTGACCACAGTTGCATTGTATGGGAGATAATCTCATGCCTCCAGGGTAACCATACGAATTGAATGCATTGAATCCATACACTGAGACACCTAGAACGGCTGAGCTGTTTTGATGGCGGATAGAATGAGCTCCAGTAGACACATTTGTTCTACTTATATGGCCACAAATATCTCCACTTGAACAGACAACATTCCTCCAGCCAGTAACAATGGAATTGTCTAGTAATATTTGTGCAGTTTGAAAGAACTCAGAAGGAACATACACCGTGACATAGTTGGATACGAAAAGAAGAAACGCTTtgaccaaataattatttgtatactGCTCAATTGGAGGGATCATCATCATGAATGGGTCTCCCATGCCATCACTATCCCTACCATACGCATACTGTGTGACCAGTACTGGTGAAGTGGATTCAATGCTACAGAAACTGTTAATAGGGATTTCAAATTCTCTGAAACTCCCTCCACTCTGTAACTGGAATTGACTGACTGATACAACAGTGTTACAGTTCACAACTACATTTGCTGCTCGGGCACTAAGAACACGAATACGTTCACCAGAAGATCTACCCTCGAGAGATGCCACGAGGAATTTTGAGCCCCATGTCACAGTCGGAGGCACTTGTTCAACCACGTGGTCACAACCACCTATACCTGGAGGAACTAAAATACAATCAGATCCACTAAACACAGACAAAGGTTTGGAGCTAGTTATTCTTGTTCCCGTGAGATCATTATCGCTTTCAATCTGATATGTTTCCATACTATTGAGTGTTATTGTCGAGGAAATGAATTTGACAACAGTTTCATTTTCACAAGCCACCAGCAAAATCGCACTAGGATAGACACTACTAATGGTGTCATAGGAGATTCCATAATATTCATATTCATCAACTGCCATTATAGAACATGGTAACGCTAAATAAGCATCTGCACTACCTGAATGAAAAGACAGCCCATACACACTGATGTTTCCATCAGCTTCAACAAAGATTCCCTTGTTCCTTTCATCAACAGATAATACCTCAAAACTGGATGGAACGTTTACCCTAGTTGAAGAGTTAGAAATGTTCCCACTGATATTAATTGGAGTGACTGTGAAATTAACACTTGACTTTGGGTTTGTGATAAATAAGAACAACTCGTCTGCGCCTTGACCAAAACTTGTTGGGAAACCGACCGCAAATTTTTTTCCAGCACTTGATGAGGTCTCATCTAGGATTAATGGACAGTTCAAGGCTTAATACATGTTAATAGAGACTACAAGAATTCAGTCCTACCTGTAATTTGGGCATCACAAGATGGAGCAAATgtgattatgattattgtcAATGCCAAAGTAGATCTAGCAATTCTGTAGCTCATTATTTTTACATCTAATAGCAACTGTTTGATTAGTATAATATAGCTGAGCAACTGGTTGATTAGAGTATAGCATGCAACTGGTTGATTAAACAGATATTGATTTTCAGTGAGGCTAAACTAACAATGCTCACTAACTATATAAGTCTAGGTTTAATAGCCAGGTATAAATCTCTGAAAtattaaccccccccccccatagaTCAATACTATATAAGCCCCCCATATGGTGGGTGCTTCTGAATCACAGTCCCCCCTgctgtagatctagatctatttGGATTTATGTTGCTCccccccctgcccccccctgAC
This is a stretch of genomic DNA from Halichondria panicea chromosome 1, odHalPani1.1, whole genome shotgun sequence. It encodes these proteins:
- the LOC135352031 gene encoding adhesion G protein-coupled receptor L3-like isoform X1 is translated as MSYRIARSTLALTIIIITFAPSCDAQITDETSSSAGKKFAVGFPTSFGQGADELFLFITNPKSSVNFTVTPINISGNISNSSTRVNVPSSFEVLSVDERNKGIFVEADGNISVYGLSFHSGSADAYLALPCSIMAVDEYEYYGISYDTISSVYPSAILLVACENETVVKFISSTITLNSMETYQIESDNDLTGTRITSSKPLSVFSGSDCILVPPGIGGCDHVVEQVPPTVTWGSKFLVASLEGRSSGERIRVLSARAANVVVNCNTVVSVSQFQLQSGGSFREFEIPINSFCSIESTSPVLVTQYAYGRDSDGMGDPFMMMIPPIEQYTNNYLVKAFLLFVSNYVTVYVPSEFFQTAQILLDNSIVTGWRNVVCSSGDICGHISRTNVSTGAHSIRHQNSSAVLGVSVYGFNAFNSYGYPGGMRLSPIQCNCGQNSICLNNMGQFNCSCLNGFVASLSRTGEVVCNIVVQCEAERDSVWGLVFPATVAGFSYSQQCPQNENGKTLGTANRFCTLSGVWEAVNIDKCTSLREVFISLLDRANELFSRNASQSEVDDLLVSLAEATSVNATGDSTIFPQGLSITNTIVKSSVNYLVQNVETASPMSSLNFSEEVMNVLNNVLDERNTEGWERLQEDSAAESQQLLLSAELYGQYVSLALRSKAVDTGNVTEITLVRQNIVLAAIEVDTTSLDDIIFPEVIEVSEETGSAQTVIPAAHLMERGALNGNVTAVNILFSNLENFLPKTNFEMNTTRPVSQVISSQVFSNVKLTNSQAQATFRFTTQKFSEDEVAENARCVFWSVSSDAANSTWSTEGVITVSVGEDEQMRVYNIVCESSHFTAFSVLMDVTGALNDTTPEIRFALSVVTYVGCSISIFFLFLSILYFLTLRKELLTKVHSFIHLNLSISLLLGYVVFLSGVETAVANKGACVFVAALLHYLFTTVFFWMLCEGIMLYLMLVLVFNQISKKWWIFFIIGWGVPVIPVAISAGIIHDQYGTEKYCWIAVGAGDKGAIWAFVVPMLLVVLVNVFFLLAALRSVYNLRKSTVQQTGIKESLQLFSQLFKTTVILLPILGLTWVFGLLSVNSSTIVFAWLFSIFNSLQGLFVFIFHVLRSEKVTNFLKQCRKRMNSVVLTSASGKNDLSKNPTSGVQLKPSHSRFSKHNHSTMKDEAIKVDETAASEFVSEKSYIAELLENDN
- the LOC135352031 gene encoding adhesion G protein-coupled receptor L3-like isoform X2, yielding MSYRIARSTLALTIIIITFAPSCDAQITDETSSSAGKKFAVGFPTSFGQGADELFLFITNPKSSVNFTVTPINISGNISNSSTRVNVPSSFEVLSVDERNKGIFVEADGNISVYGLSFHSGSADAYLALPCSIMAVDEYEYYGISYDTISSVYPSAILLVACENETVVKFISSTITLNSMETYQIESDNDLTGTRITSSKPLSVFSGSDCILVPPGIGGCDHVVEQVPPTVTWGSKFLVASLEGRSSGERIRVLSARAANVVVNCNTVVSVSQFQLQSGGSFREFEIPINSFCSIESTSPVLVTQYAYGRDSDGMGDPFMMMIPPIEQYTNNYLVKAFLLFVSNYVTVYVPSEFFQTAQILLDNSIVTGWRNVVCSSGDICGHISRTNVSTGAHSIRHQNSSAVLGVSVYGFNAFNSYGYPGGMRLSPIQCNCGQNSICLNNMGQFNCSCLNGFVASLSRTGEVVCNIVVQCEAERDSVWGLVFPATVAGFSYSQQCPQNENGKTLGTANRFCTLSGVWEAVNIDKCTSLREVFISLLDRANELFSRNASQSEVDDLLVSLAEATSVNATGDSTIFPQGLSITNTIVKSSVNYLVQNVETASPMSSLNFSEEVMNVLNNVLDERNTEGWERLQEDSAAESQQLLLSAELYGQYVSLALRSKAVDTGNVTEITLVRQNIVLAAIEVDTTSLDDIIFPEVIEVSEETGSAQTVIPAAHLMERGALNGNVTAVNILFSNLENFLPKTNFEMNTTRPVSQVISSQVFSNVKLTNSQAQATFRFTTQKFSEDEVAENARCVFWSVSSTWSTEGVITVSVGEDEQMRVYNIVCESSHFTAFSVLMDVTGALNDTTPEIRFALSVVTYVGCSISIFFLFLSILYFLTLRKELLTKVHSFIHLNLSISLLLGYVVFLSGVETAVANKGACVFVAALLHYLFTTVFFWMLCEGIMLYLMLVLVFNQISKKWWIFFIIGWGVPVIPVAISAGIIHDQYGTEKYCWIAVGAGDKGAIWAFVVPMLLVVLVNVFFLLAALRSVYNLRKSTVQQTGIKESLQLFSQLFKTTVILLPILGLTWVFGLLSVNSSTIVFAWLFSIFNSLQGLFVFIFHVLRSEKVTNFLKQCRKRMNSVVLTSASGKNDLSKNPTSGVQLKPSHSRFSKHNHSTMKDEAIKVDETAASEFVSEKSYIAELLENDN